In Gavia stellata isolate bGavSte3 chromosome 28, bGavSte3.hap2, whole genome shotgun sequence, a single genomic region encodes these proteins:
- the LOC132319552 gene encoding granzyme B-like — MLLLLLLARAFLLVPWAGAGRIIGGWEAKPHSRPYMAYLSIGSESQISTCGGFLLRPDAVLSAAHCVAGKTKVNITVTLGAHNIKKNEPSQQKFHIGHWVVHPNYSGNTFENDIVLLKLKPRAKLTKEVSYIPLPSHNKPVKLGTTCQVAGWGRTSITQHKSSVLMEVDLKVQSEKVCEKYFKKRFLQQSVICAGDENGKKSTFRGDSGGPLVCNGKAHGIVSYGRKYCIFPKVFTRVSYFESWIREELRKFELQDCPDSPSSD, encoded by the exons atgctgcttctccttctgctcgCAAGGGCTTTTCTCCTTGTCCcatgggctggggctg GAAGGATCATTGGCGGATGGGAAGCTAAGCCCCACTCCAGGCCCTACATGGCTTATTTATCAATTGGAAGTGAGTCACAAATATCTACATGTGGAGGGTTCCTACTTCGCCCAGATGCAGTGCTCTCCGCAGCTCACTGTGTGGCTGGAAAAAC GAAAGTGAATATCACCGTGACCCTGGGAGCCCACaacataaaaaagaatgagCCAAGCCAGCAGAAGTTCCACATTGGCCACTGGGTCGTCCACCCCAACTATTCAGGAAACACCTTTGAAAATGACATTGTGCTGCTGAAG CTGAAGCCAAGGGCCAAGCTGACTAAGGAAGTCAGTTATATCCCCTTGCCCAGTCACAACAAGCCTGTGAAACTAGGAACTACATGCCAAGTAGCTGGCTGGGGCCGGACATCGATAACACAGCATAAGAGTAGTGTGCTGATGGAGGTGGACCTGAAGGTGCAGAGTGAGAAAGTGTGTGAGAAGTATTTCAAAAAGCGCTTTCTCCAGCAGTCTGTGATCTGCGCTGGTGATGAGAATGGCAAAAAATCAACTTTCCGT GGTGATTCTGGTGGCCCATTAGTCTGCAATGGGAAGGCTCACGGCATTGTTTCTTATGGACGCAAATATTGCATTTTCCCTAAAGTATTTACCAGAGTCTCCTATTTTGAATCCTGGATACGTGAAGAGCTGAGGAAGTTTGAGCTCCAAGACTGCCCTGACTCTCCCTCCTCTGACTAA